In Paraburkholderia youngii, the genomic stretch CCAAAACTTGGTGTAGGAGTAAATTGGCTTGGCAAAGACAAGGTTAACAATCTCGCGCACGTCAATGCCCGTGTCGAGCATATCGACGCTGATAGCAATGCGCGGCATGTCATTGTTGGTGAACTGGTCGAGCAGGCCGCCCTTGCCATAGACGCGAGGGTCGTTCGAGACGAGCACCTTGGCGAGCTCGCCTTTATGTTGGGGGTAGAGTCTGTCAAAGATTTCTTCGACACGGCGCGCGTGGGCTTTGGATAAGCAAAAAAATATCGTCTTGCCCGGCAGCACGCCGCTGCCGTCCTTAATGCACTCTTCCATGAACTCCTTGACGATCAAGGTGTTCGTGCCAGCGTTGATGACCTGCTTTTCGAGCTGGCTGCCTTCGAAGTTGATTTCCTCAACATCCTTACCTTGCAGCATCAGCTTCTTCTGGTCTTCCAACGAAATAGTGCGTTTGCTGATGCCTTCCATCTGGAACCGGGTCTGAATCTTCATGACCTGGAAGCTGCACAGATAGGGTGGCGTACGGTTCACAGCCTCTTCATAAGTGTAAGCAAAGGTGGGTAGGCCATCTTCGCAATGAAAGAGGTGAAACGTGTTGTGGTCGATCAGATCGGTAGGTGTGGCCGTGAGCCCCAAGGTGATCGTCTTGAAGTAATCCAGTACTTCCCGGTATGTGTTGTAAATGGAGCGATGACTCTCATCGACCACTATGAAGTCAAAAAAGTGCGGCGAGAGTTGCTGGGTTTCGTCCCGGATGATGTTGAGCATCGTTGGGTAGGTGGCCACATAGATGCGGCGGTCCTTCGCCAACATCCTCTCGCCAGCGTTGGGCCAGCGGGGTTCGTTGGGCAAATGCTCCTTGAACGCGGCCAATGCTTGCTCTCGCAAGGCGATCCGGTCCACCAAGAAGAGCACTTTCTCAGCATGACTCGCACGCATCAGTGCGTCGACCAAGGCAATGCAGGTACGTGTCTTTCCGGTTCCGGTTGCCATGACCAGCAGAAAGTCACGCTTCTTTTGCTCGATGCCTTCCAGCACAGCACGGATAGCTCGAATCTGGTAGTCACGCCCGGCAATCGAAGTGTTGATGAATTCCTGCGTCAGCGGCTTGCGGTTACGGCGGATGTAGGCAAAGCGCTCCAAGTCGTCCCGCGTGGGGAAGCCCACCACCCTACGCGGTGGGTAGTTTTCCACATCCCAAAAGTAGGTGTCGTGGCCGTTGGAGTAGAAGCAGAACGGCAGGTCAACACCAAGCTGCTTTTGGATGTTGTAGCAGTACTGCTTGGCCTGCTCGCGACCCAGAGCTGCATCTCTGCTTGTGCGCTTCGCCTCGACCACAGCCAACGGTTTACGATCCTTACCTAGGAGGACGTAATCGCTGAACTGGCGGCCTTCATGAAAGGTATGAGGCTCGTCCATGCCATCGGACAGACCAGTGAGGATATTGAACTCCTCGATTACCTGGGTGGGGTCTTTGACGTTCCAGCCAGCAAGTGCCAGTTGCCGATCAATCAACTCCCCACGGGTCTGGGCTTCGGATTTGGTCATATTTTGCCGTCCTCCCGGTGGACGGTAGTCCCGTCAATTGCCAACAGAATCGCCCGCGCTTTGGGACATCGGTATGGTTGTTGTGGTCCGGTCAAACAAAAAACGTCGTCTAGACAAACATGTAGGTCGGCTTTCGCGTCGGCTTGGGCCGGGTCTCTGATGCAACTTGGATGCTCTTCAAATGAACATGCGCACCGCCACCAAGATGCATTCCCCTTTGGATCGCCACCGCACGCATCGCGGCATGGAGTTCCAATCGCAAAATTGTATCGCAACTGCATTTGGGCCCATCCGGTATCCACGCGGAAATTATCGGCCCGTAAGTACCGAACGAATATCAGCGACCCCGTCATCGTCGCCGCTGCGGATCTACATCGACGACCTAGGTTCGTAATGCTTCCACCTTTCGAATATTTGCTCACCTTGGCACTTGCCTATGCGAGCACTCAAACAACGTCACCGTCCATCCGACTATGACTCCCTGCTATAGGCGCTATGGGCAATGACCCAATCTTCGAGCCGATCAGCCATGCTGGAGGTTTGACGCGATCTGACATCCCGTGCTCTAGACCGCTGGCATTCGCCGCGGATGTAGACCTTGGTGTCGCCGGCAACGAACATGTCGATTCCGGCCGGACAGGAAACATGTAGTGTCAACGTCGTGTGTTGCAGTGATCGCTGCTGTCTGCCTTGGGTACAAGGGGACCGGGGCCTGCCCGAACCGATCGATGAAAGCTTGGCTGGGAGAAATCGTCGGATAGCTATGCATCGCGCATATCGCCGGCTATCGCGTCTCCCATTTAGTCACTGTGTGTCCAGACCTTGCGATATTTGCGCAGCCGGTACATCCTTGCCGGGTTTCCTAGGCTGACGAATGAAGGGTTCGTTTATCGCCACCAACAAGAGGCAGGAGAACTGATATTTATGTCGCAAGCATTAACTAGGCTATCGCCGGATGAACGTCGGTTGTTGAAAGAGCGGCTTTGGCAGCGCCAAAATGGGCAGTGCTTCATAACTCGAAAAGCTATGGACCTGTCTAAAGATGACCTCGAAATCGATCATATCATTCCATCGCGAGACAAAGGACCAGACGATGAAAGCAACTGGGCTTTGGTATTTGCCCGTGCGAACGAGAGTAAGCAGGCGTCTCATCTATATGTTGCACGTGTGCTATATAGACTTGAAGAAATCCGGCACGATGCGAAAGACACGCGTGGAGCAAACCTCGGCGACGTGCTTTCGGAATATGGCGGGTCAAAACACTCTATACGGTTTAGCGTGGAGAACGATAATCTGTGCTTCAAAATGCCCGAGAAGGGCTTCTACGACGAGACCTCCGTTCCAATATGGAGAGATGATTTGTCCGGCATGCGTACAGCATTCCTCCGCCTACCGATCGAATATCTACATCACGACTACAAAATCAATCCTCGGCCTATTGGCAACTCGATTCGTGGACTCGTAGAAGAATTCCACAGGAAGCGCCCGCAACTGCACGTCCCCTTGGCATGGATCGACCTAAACGAGTCCGGCGGCTCACGCGTACGTATATTTGATGGTCAACATAAGGCGGCGGCGCAAGTCCTACTGGATCAAACGTGGTTGCCCGTACGAGTTTTCGTTGATCCTGATACCGATGTGTTGATTACTGCAAATACGAATGCCGGAACGAATCTGCGCCAGGTCGCATTCGACAAATCGACTCAGCGTTTTCTGGGTGCCAGTATCCTTGGAGACCGAATCGATCGTTTTCTAAAAGACAAGGGAAAGCGACCCGGCGAGGAAGGATTCTCCGAGCGAGACCTCGTGGAGCATTTTCGCGGAGAACAGGCGCAGATGCGCCGTTACGTCCTAGACGCGCAAAGAAACGCAATTTCTCACCATGAAGACAATAAACTGCGCGATTTTATCGAATGGGGTGGAAAAGGAACGGACAAGCCAATCTCTTATTCTTCGATCGAAAAAACCTTTTTTTCCCAGTTCCTCGGAAAAGATATGCTTGAATCTCCATTTTATGGGGTCAATGCCGAGGGAGAAAATCCCCGCGACTTAGAGCGCAGACAGATGGTTCAACTCATGTCTCTAATCGCGGAAAAATTTTACACAGATGGCAAATACGATTTCGAACGTGGGGTTGATCGTATCGAGAGCAAGGTTCAGAAAGGAGACAATATACCTGACAATCATCTTCGCGCATATCGCATTGGTCGAGAAGAAGTAATGACTGGCTGGCTGCCGTTTGTCTCAAAGGTTATCGTAAATTATTTTACGATGAACGGACGAAATGTCCGTCTAGAGAAACTTTTTCAATATAAATTTCCTAGCCAGCTTTGGACCATTATCGGGAATTTTCTCGATCATCTGGGGCGATTGCCTTTATGGGTTGATTACCAACTATCTCAAACTGCTTTCGGCGGAAAACCCCCTGCGGGGTTTTGGGATCAAGTATTCGACACTGGAAATTCGCCCAACGGCACACCGGTCATTCACACCGGAGGTTTGAACGTACTCGAAATGATTAAGCCCCTCTGATTTCCAGTCAAAAAAACAGCTTTATGCAAAAAAATGCACGGTGCGGTTAAGGAACGCTTAGTAACTAAATCGAGAGGTTCGCCGCCGGCTCGTGAATTGCTGCGCGTGTCAATGGGTTGCTGATCGAGGAGGGCTCCTTCGCGGAGTCGCGCGAGAGCCCGCCAATACTGCACACGTCACGTCGACACGGTTTCCGGTGCTTCTTCAATAATCATCTTCGGCCGTGATTGCGATCTCAGCAACAGAGCAAGATCCACGAGCTCTACCCGATTCGTGTAACGCCCCTGCTGGGTTTTAAGATCGATTACGCCGAGCGCGAGGCCCGTAACGGCGGCCAATGCAGCCAGAAAGATCGAGTTCATGTAGTTCCCGGGAACAGCGCCGAGTTGGAACGTCTTCAAGAGCGATGACACGCCGCCTAAATCCTTAACTTGAGTGAATGCTGCAGCAAGTGCCGTAACGATTGCCGCCTCCTTGCCGAAAAAGAGTGCGATACGGGCGTCGATGCGTGTGAACATCGAGGTGCCGAAGCTGTTGTCGGTGAAGTTCGAGGACGGCGAGTCCGTTGAGAACTCCAGAGGCAGCGACGTGCCGTTGCTTCGGCTCGGCGGCTTATCTCGCGAAGGGAAACATGCAATTCGAGCACACTCTCAGCACGTCTGGCGGCCTCATTCTTCCCAATGTGACGAAGCAATGTTGCACGGCGCAATGTTATTTCGATTTCACCCTTCCCAATCTATTCTTTCGCAACCACAGCCGCTCACCAGTCAACAACCAATCTACGTGAAAATCAACTCGACGAATGGATGGCGCCCCAAACCGGCGCAAGCCTATCCTGCCATCCCATCTGCAATTCCGTTTTTTTGTCACGCGGTTCGGGGTTTTCCGCGAGGTCTACCCGTTGAGTTTGTGAGGCCATGCGTGCGATTCCGTTTGTCTCCTGCCGAAAATCCGCGAGCATATGGGGCCATGCTGACCACTACGTTGGGCGAAGTCTTGAGATCGACATGATGAGTCTGTTCGCTAGGGGACTGCAGTTCGCGAAGCCCCTCTGACGAGTTTGTTCGTGGTAACACTAGGCGTCGCATCGACGTGCGCTCCTAGTCTGAGCGTTGCCACTCAGTGTATGCAAGGTCACGTGTGTCAGTCTGCGACGTCGCGTAAGCAGTCTGTAGCTGTGCCCAACAAAGTCTGCCCAATGAGACGCTCAGGTGCGCCAGGCTGTCTGTAACGGTTGGGCTTCCGGAGATCGCGGTTGCGGGATGTGTGTTGCAAGTGGCTGCGCGTTACTATGCGGTAGTTTGTTGAGGTCCTCGTTCGATTCTGCGGCACAGGTTTTTCCAGTCTGTTGCTCGCGCGAAACATCAAAAAATATTTTTTGTTCCGTTATGTGGCTCCGAAGTGTCTTTCTCGATGGCAGTTGGGACAAAGGGCTTCTGCGTTCTCTGCAGTATCGAGTCCCCCATCTGCCAAGCGTTGAATGTGATGCACTTCGAGGTATGGGCTTCCATCAGGCCGGATGAAGGGCGCCAGTTTATGGCAGCCCTCACACCTTCCCTTCGAGCGGAAAAGAACTTGGGCGATGATGTACGGGTTCCTTCGATAAACGGTCGTCGTTACCGTCATCTTTTCCGGGATGGTAGGCATTTGCGTAATGGCTCGATTACGCTCATCTTCTGTTGCGAGAAGCGCGTTCCTGACCTGAAGGTCCAGATCGATTGCTTCTGCGTTACCCCCGTCTATCACGGACAGTCTAGCCAGGAAGTGGCTGTGAACCCGCTCTGGAACGCGGTAGGCCGGATTCCTTCTTTTGACATACCCAATATGGCTATTGAGCGCATATAGAGCCGTAGTCAGGAGACCGGGTCCCAACGCAGCGATTTTTTCGAAGTTGTACCGCCAACCCTCCTCAGAGATTGTATTTTGAATGAGGCGACGGTTAAGCAGGTATAGATAGCATTGCCAGTATCCGTTGGCGGTTCGGCTTCGATTAGGCTCCAAATCTAGGCGCGACATAAAAAGCTGATTTGCCTTGTTTTCCGGCAACGTCCCTTCGTAGACTCGGCGAGAAATTTCGTATCCCACCTCGATCATTTCCGGTGTACTTTTTTGCTTTTGCTTCTTATCGGCCATTTTTTCTTCAATTCATAGGAGATGGATATCGTACCTTCGCGTGACGCATACACAAACATAGAACTATCGCATCGCGTCTAGACGACTTAGCTCCGAACTTGAGAGATCGGCCGGCTGCTTTCAAATGTGTTGATGACGTTCAAATGTCAATGCAGGCCCTCCAATGAGTGATGCATGTTGGCCGACCGCCGCCCGACGCGCAAGGCCGTGATCGACCCGAAGCCGTCTTTTCATTCTCTACATAGCAGACATCCAAAACGCTGGTGCTCGCTCGGTATTCCTATACGCAGCAATTTAAGTGCGCCCCCTATGAAGAACATCTAACAATGCGTTCGGATCGTTTGGAGACTTCGCCAATTCAAACTCTTCTTTTTTCAATCCATAAATCGCGAATCTTTGTCCTGCCGGTGAATCGTCCCAAACAAAATTAGATTCGATGTCGAGCGAATTTGCCGACTTTTCCATCTCAAACTGTAACACGCCAAAGCGTCGCTTTTTCAAAACCCTGACGATCATGCAACAGACATTATTAAAGCATTTGTCAGTGGGGTCGGGTTTAACTCCTATATTAAATCCACCTCGATCCTTGACACTCGGAAAAGCAATGCCATCGGCCTTGCCTTTACTATATATCGCCCGTGTCAGCGCGCGACTCATCAGATAATTTCTTTTGTTTGCGTCGGTATCAGCAAGCACATGAGCGAAGAATTTGTCGATATAAATCAGCTTCAATGCATCGTGAGGAGGCATTGAGTTCATTAATCTGGTTATGCCCATGTCTGGATCGGTTCCACCAAAGTGCATATACCCGACCTTTTGAACGTTCGAGAATTCACCAACTAGTGCCAATCGCACCGGGTTGCCTTCACGCACACGGAAGCCTGCGAGTTGAACAAGGTGCCCCTCTTCAGCATCGACTTCAGCAATCGCGGTTTCCTTTCTTGCAGCAACGTAAAAACACGGAGAGCCAGCGTCGTTCAAGCGTCCGACTCGTGCAACGTGAGCTGGCGGATAATTCATTTCAATAAGGTTTTTGAACGGCGTACCTTGAACGATGCGGGCCCGCCAGAAAATACTGCCCGTGCCCCAGTTTAGGGAAAGAATCTTGTAATGGTCGAACAAGGGCGCCACGGCGTGACAGAACTCTGCCTCCGTCTCACTGCTAAGTGCCCTGTCAAAGATACGGTCGCAATCATCCAGGGTCATGTGCTCATTCCAGTGGTGATTGGTTATTGGTTGTTGGTTGCCGACTGCCGAGCAGCTGAGCGTCAAGAGCACGTTTGAATCTTCATTCAATCCTAGACCCGTTGCGGTCATCGGCATCCTAGAAAAGCGGGTCATCAACGTCACAGATCAGAGGCATGCGTGCGCCTGAAGCAAAGTAAATTCCGCTGTTCGGCACATCCCCCGCGTCGTCGTGCCAGGGGCTCACCACAGATCCACCAAGATATGATGCGTACTTTTCGAACGCGTAAGTTCAACGATAACGGGGCCACGCTCTATGAAAACCGTATCGAAACACGGTTTCCGGCCCCACAGTGGCGCGATCTTAGGAGCAAGGTGCGCTATTGCGTCAGCGAGGTTCACGTTCGGTAGCGGCAGATTATCGTAAATGGCGAGCCAGTTCACCGGAAACTGACGATAACCTACTAGCTTCGCGTGTTTGCCAGAAATATCACCTGCGATAAAAGTCGCCCAGTCTTCCTCCGCTAAACTCCCCGGCCAGCCCGAACCTGTCAAGCTTGAAGCAGCAATAATCTCTCTGAGTTCCTGTGTGGTCTTCCTCGGTGAGTCCGGACGGAAAAGAGACATGTCGATCACGGCGTCCGGTTTTATCCGCTCAGCGAGGGCCAAGCATGCAGAGTAACTCTGACTGATGGCCTCGGTTATCTCAATCCCCGTGCTGTTATTGCCCTGAACTAGCTCGAAGTCCGGTCTATCTCCGTGCTCGATCTTGAGAGGAAAGTGCAGCCGGCCTTGTTGGTTGAGCGTGGCGAGCAGTCTACAGATTGTCCATAGTTCAGTGTCCTCAGTCGTTCGCCCCTCGGTCCGTCCTGCCACGGATATATCCGTAGCCGCAAGGAGCGCACGCAAGTCTACCGACGAAGCGACAGCGCCAATATTGGATTTGTCTGATGACGGCACGATATTGAGCCCTTCCCCGTATAGCGAATCCAATATCAAGGTAACAGAAGAGGACCTTGACCGTCCGGAATTGGCTCCTACCGGACGGCTGCAGGATTGGGGTCTCCTGTGCCGCTCATGAGCGCACAGTCCGCAGAAGCATCCTCAGGCATCGCCCAGCCGGGACCGTCCGCGCTTTCGATGTCGGCGCGTCCGCGGTCGCCACTCTTCCTCGCCGTTCTATCTGCGACCAAAAACGCGGATTGTCATTTCGTCCCAGCGCTGCCTGGAGCCCGCCTTCACCTGTGTTCGCCGGAGAAAAGTCGAGCGCACGCAGAAAGTTCAAAGCTAAGTGAATCTCGACACGAGCATCGTAATCGTCGACCCTCAGAAAACAAACGCCCCGAGCATCAACCCGCGTGCGGCCGAATCGACACCGCCTCCGTTCCGGCTTTCAACCGATCCAGATAGTCAGCCCAAGCCTGCATCATCGCAACACGATCGTCCAGGAACTTCGTGCGGTTATAGGCCGTACCCAGCGAGTCCGGTACCTTGTGCGCGAGCTGATGCTCAATGACTTCGGCGGGAAATTTAAGCCGCTCGTGAAGGATGGTTCTCGCCATCGCCCGGAATCCATGACCGGTAATCTCGGTTTTCGTGTCATACCCCATGCGCCGCAAGGCTGCGTTGATCGCAGCCTCGCTCATCGGCTTCCTGGCGTCTCGCCCAGGGAAGACGTAGGTCCTGTGCCCGGTCAACGCATGAAGGTCCCGCAAAGTCTCCAGAGCTTGCGTAGAGAGCGGAACAAGTTGCTCGGTTTTTGTCTTGGTGACGAAATAGCGCCATTCGGCCTTATCGAGATCGAATCCTGCCCACTCTGCGTTACGCAATTCGCCCGGCCGAACGAACAGCAGTGGGGCTAAAAGCAGCGCGCACTTCACGACGAATGTGCCTCGAAAACCATCGATCGCACGTAGCAGCTCCGCCACTTTCGCAGGATCGGTGATGGACGCGAAGTTTTCGTGCCTAACGGGCGGAAGAACGCCTCGCAAGTCAGCCGTAGGATCACGCACGGCGCGCCCCGTCGCCACTGCATAGCGGAATACCTGCCCGCAGTTCTGCATCGCCCGGTGGGCAGTATCCCGCGCACCCCTCTCTTGAATCCGCCGAATCAAGGTCAGTACCTCGGGGGCAGTAATTTCACACACGGGTCGCTTGCCTAGCCAAGGGAAAACGTCCTTTTCCAGCCGCTGGATGATCTTGTCCGCATGGCTCTCGGCCCAACTGGGCTCTTGCCCGGCGAACCATTCGCGAGCGACGACTTCAAAGGAGTTCGCGGTCCGGTCAAGTGTCGCGGCCTTCACCGCTTTCTTGTGCTCACCGGGGTCAACACCCTTCGCCACGAGCTTGCGAGCGTCGTCCCGCCTCTCGCGTGCGTCCTTCAGGCCGATATCTGGATAGACGCCAAGGGATAACCGCTTCTCCTTGCCCCCAAACCGGTATTTGAAGCGCCACCACTTGCCCCCTGTGGCGGAGACCTCCAGATACATGCCGCGCTCGTCGAAAAGACGATAGAGTTTTCCGGTCGGCTTGGCATTGCGAACAGCTAGGTCGGTAAGTGCCATGCTTCACTCCTTGGGAAGCACCTCACGCGTTGCCTGGAGAAATGCGCGAAGCTGGGCGGTCTCCGCTGGAGTCAGGTTCACGCGGCGAGCCCCCAGTCGTATCGATAGCGCCCCGTCACTATCCATGGCAAAGCGCATTGACGCCTCCAGCCGACTGGCTTCATCCCGCTCGAAGGCGCGTTGCTGCTTCCGAGTCTCGCCCGGGTCGACTCCCTCAGCAAGTGAGGCGCGGGCATCGTCCCTTAACTCTCGCGCGGCCTCCAACGTCACTTCAGGGTAGACACCCAACGCCAGTTTCTTTTCCTTGCCGCCGAACCGGTACTTGAGCCGCCAGTATTTCCCGCCCTCGGGCGTGACGAACAGGAATAGCCCCCCGCCGTCGAACAGCTTTTGCGGCTTCTCGGCGGACTTGGCTTGCTTGATGTCGGTAGCGGTGAGCGCCATTTGGGGAATACTGCCTTCGCAGGATTGCCAGTAGCCCCCAAAGTCTTCCCCTTCCGGGGCAGGATGTCAACGGATCAGACCGGACGTCCAAGCAACAAAAAACCCCGCGAGCCTTACGCTACGCGGGGTTTCCGGATTTCTGCGGACTTGCTTGGAATATCGAATGGTGGAGAGGAGGAGGATCGAACTCCCGACCTTCGCATTGCGAACGCGACGCTCTCCCAGCTGAGCTACCCCCCCAACGAAAATAATTCTAGCACAGCCATTTTCCCTTTTGCCAAGCCTCCAGCCTCGGGAAAACCTCATCTGGACGGCGCGCCCGCGAGCACCCAGTCGACCACCGTGCGGATATCCGCATCGCTCATCGATTGATGGGCTGGCATCGGAATCATGCCCCATACGCCGGCGCCGCCGTCCTTCACCTTGCGCGCGAGTTTGGCCGGCGCCTGCGCATCACCCTTATATTTCGCGGCGACCTGCTGGAACGACGGCCCGACCAGCTTGCGATCCACCGCGTGACAGCCCATGCACGCATTCGCCGCGGCGACCTGCTGCCCGCGAAGTGCGGCCTCAGCCGCGCAAGCACCCGACGTCATCGTGCCCGCCATCGCACCGACCACCACCGCCAACACAACACCCCCAAGCGTCACACCCCGCATCAAGGCACCGCCTTCGGATTGCCCGGCCGCACCGCCGTCGACGAATTAACCGGAGCAGGCGCCTGCTGATCGAGCGGTCGCGCGCTCACCCCCGAATCGGGAATCGCGCCGACCGTCGGCTCACCAACCTCGGGCTGCGAGGCGGCCACCGGCGCCGTCGCGCTCGCGGCCGCAGCGGCCTCCGCTTCCTGCGGCTGGATGTACTGGAACACCTTGACGACCTGCATGACGCCCGGCACGCGACTCGTGACGTCGGCTCCGATTTTGCCCTCATCCATTGTGACAAGGCCCATCAGATAAACGTTGCTGCGCTCGGCCACGACCTTGAAGTTGTTCGCCGAAATGTTCTTCTCGGCGATCAGCGCGGTCTTCACGCGCGTTTCGAGGTAGGTGTCGTTGGTGCGCGACGAGAACGAGCTCGCCGGCATGATCGCCAGTTCATTGACGATCGTATTCACGTTGTTCAGGTTCCGCACGATGCTCTCGGCGCGTTGCTTCGACACCTCGCCCGCGACCTCGCCGGTCAGCAGCACGCGGCGGTTGAAGACCGTGACGTTCACGTGCGCGGAGTCCGGCAGGTTCTGGCTGATCTGCGACAGCGCCTTCACCTGAATCTCGCGATCCTCGGTCTGCGCGCCGAGCGTGCGACGGTCGGTCGCCATTAGCGCGCCGCCGCCCGCCGCGGCCCCGACGGCGAGAAAGCAGCCTTGCAGCGTGACCGACAGCCCCGCCGCGAACCCGACCACGAGCACGGTTCTCACCAGTGTCTTCTTGATGCGGAATACGCTCATCAACTAGCTCTCCTTCGAAATCAGTCTCAGTCTTCGCCGAGCAACATGGCATCGATGCCGTCGCACAGGCAATGGATGGTCAGCAGGTGCACTTCCTGGATGCGCGCGGTGCGATCGGACGGCACGCATACGTGGATGTCGGTGTCACTCAGCACTTCCTGCGCGCGTCCGCCGCCCTTGCCGGTCAGCGCAACGACGATCATTTCGCGCTCATGCGCGGCTTCGATCGCGGCAAGCACGTTCGCGGAATTGCCGGATGTGGTGATCGCGAGCAACACGTCGCCGGGCTGACCGAGCGCCCAGACCTGTTTCGCGTAAATCTGTTCGAACGAATAGTCGTTGGCGATCGCGGTGAGCACGGAGGTGTCGGTGCTGAGCGCAATGGCAGGCAGACCTGGCCGCTCGCGCTCGAAGCGGCCGATCAGCTCGGCCGCGAAATGCTGAGCGTCGGCGGCCGAACCACCGTTGCCGCACGCGAGGATGCGATTGCCGTTGGCGAGCGCGGCGAACATCGTGTCGATCGCGGCGGCGATCGGCATCGAGAGGATTTCCAGGGCTTCGAGTTTGACTGCCGCGCTGTCGCGGAAGTGTTGTTGGATGCGTTCGACTGACATCGAGTCTCTATCTTCTACCGCGAATGGACCGCACTGTGCGGCCGTGTTGTGAAGTCATACTGCCAGGCTGTGGCCGCCGATAAACTTGCGCTCGCGCGGCACGCGAGCGCAAGTTTATCGCACTCACGCGCGTTGTCCGCGCGGGCCGTCAGAGTTCGTCGGCGCGAAAAGCATCGCGCAACCACACGAGCCTGCCGCTCTCGAACGCGACGACGTCGAAACGGCACGCGGGTTCATCGCGCGGGGCGCGGTTCGTCGCGGCGCGAGTCGCGAGATAGTGCCGCGCCGCTCGCACGATGCGCTGCCGCTTCTGCCAGCCGATGCTCGCGGCAGCACCACCGTAATGCCGCTGCGCACGCGCGCGAACTTCGACGAACACCAGCGCGCCGTCGCGATCACTCATCACGAGATCGATCTCGCCTCCCCGACACGTCACGTTGCTCGCGACGAAGCGCAGACGCTGGCGCTGCAAAAACTCTCGTGCGCGTGCTTCGAAAGCGGCGCCGACGGATTTGGACT encodes the following:
- a CDS encoding type I restriction endonuclease subunit R — encoded protein: MTKSEAQTRGELIDRQLALAGWNVKDPTQVIEEFNILTGLSDGMDEPHTFHEGRQFSDYVLLGKDRKPLAVVEAKRTSRDAALGREQAKQYCYNIQKQLGVDLPFCFYSNGHDTYFWDVENYPPRRVVGFPTRDDLERFAYIRRNRKPLTQEFINTSIAGRDYQIRAIRAVLEGIEQKKRDFLLVMATGTGKTRTCIALVDALMRASHAEKVLFLVDRIALREQALAAFKEHLPNEPRWPNAGERMLAKDRRIYVATYPTMLNIIRDETQQLSPHFFDFIVVDESHRSIYNTYREVLDYFKTITLGLTATPTDLIDHNTFHLFHCEDGLPTFAYTYEEAVNRTPPYLCSFQVMKIQTRFQMEGISKRTISLEDQKKLMLQGKDVEEINFEGSQLEKQVINAGTNTLIVKEFMEECIKDGSGVLPGKTIFFCLSKAHARRVEEIFDRLYPQHKGELAKVLVSNDPRVYGKGGLLDQFTNNDMPRIAISVDMLDTGIDVREIVNLVFAKPIYSYTKFWQMIGRGTRLLETDKPKPWCTEKDVFLILDCWDNFEYFKLQPKGKELKLQVPLPVRLVGLRLDKIEKALDTGYADVAEHEVAKLRLQIAALPSKSVVIKEAGVAIARLSEANFWITLTHDKLEFLRAEIKPLFRTVSEVDFKAMRFERDLLEYTLAVLSGEKEQAVTLRDGIIEQISELPLSVGFVKQEESLIRAAQTSHYWAKADEATYDELVLRLGPLMKFRERSTNAPVHLDLTDTLHNKDWVEFGPQHEAVSISRYREMVEELITELTNSNPVLQKLKQGQNVSDDEARQLAEVLHEERPHITEDLLRQVYKNRKARFIQFIRHILGLEKLKSFPDEVGSAFDQFIRAHTTLNSRQMEFLSLLKNFIIERERVEKKDLINAPFTVIHPQGIRGVFTPAEINDILQLTGRLAA
- a CDS encoding HNH endonuclease yields the protein MSQALTRLSPDERRLLKERLWQRQNGQCFITRKAMDLSKDDLEIDHIIPSRDKGPDDESNWALVFARANESKQASHLYVARVLYRLEEIRHDAKDTRGANLGDVLSEYGGSKHSIRFSVENDNLCFKMPEKGFYDETSVPIWRDDLSGMRTAFLRLPIEYLHHDYKINPRPIGNSIRGLVEEFHRKRPQLHVPLAWIDLNESGGSRVRIFDGQHKAAAQVLLDQTWLPVRVFVDPDTDVLITANTNAGTNLRQVAFDKSTQRFLGASILGDRIDRFLKDKGKRPGEEGFSERDLVEHFRGEQAQMRRYVLDAQRNAISHHEDNKLRDFIEWGGKGTDKPISYSSIEKTFFSQFLGKDMLESPFYGVNAEGENPRDLERRQMVQLMSLIAEKFYTDGKYDFERGVDRIESKVQKGDNIPDNHLRAYRIGREEVMTGWLPFVSKVIVNYFTMNGRNVRLEKLFQYKFPSQLWTIIGNFLDHLGRLPLWVDYQLSQTAFGGKPPAGFWDQVFDTGNSPNGTPVIHTGGLNVLEMIKPL
- a CDS encoding HNH endonuclease; translated protein: MADKKQKQKSTPEMIEVGYEISRRVYEGTLPENKANQLFMSRLDLEPNRSRTANGYWQCYLYLLNRRLIQNTISEEGWRYNFEKIAALGPGLLTTALYALNSHIGYVKRRNPAYRVPERVHSHFLARLSVIDGGNAEAIDLDLQVRNALLATEDERNRAITQMPTIPEKMTVTTTVYRRNPYIIAQVLFRSKGRCEGCHKLAPFIRPDGSPYLEVHHIQRLADGGLDTAENAEALCPNCHRERHFGAT
- a CDS encoding RES family NAD+ phosphorylase, whose protein sequence is MTRFSRMPMTATGLGLNEDSNVLLTLSCSAVGNQQPITNHHWNEHMTLDDCDRIFDRALSSETEAEFCHAVAPLFDHYKILSLNWGTGSIFWRARIVQGTPFKNLIEMNYPPAHVARVGRLNDAGSPCFYVAARKETAIAEVDAEEGHLVQLAGFRVREGNPVRLALVGEFSNVQKVGYMHFGGTDPDMGITRLMNSMPPHDALKLIYIDKFFAHVLADTDANKRNYLMSRALTRAIYSKGKADGIAFPSVKDRGGFNIGVKPDPTDKCFNNVCCMIVRVLKKRRFGVLQFEMEKSANSLDIESNFVWDDSPAGQRFAIYGLKKEEFELAKSPNDPNALLDVLHRGRT
- a CDS encoding tyrosine-type recombinase/integrase, producing the protein MALTDLAVRNAKPTGKLYRLFDERGMYLEVSATGGKWWRFKYRFGGKEKRLSLGVYPDIGLKDARERRDDARKLVAKGVDPGEHKKAVKAATLDRTANSFEVVAREWFAGQEPSWAESHADKIIQRLEKDVFPWLGKRPVCEITAPEVLTLIRRIQERGARDTAHRAMQNCGQVFRYAVATGRAVRDPTADLRGVLPPVRHENFASITDPAKVAELLRAIDGFRGTFVVKCALLLAPLLFVRPGELRNAEWAGFDLDKAEWRYFVTKTKTEQLVPLSTQALETLRDLHALTGHRTYVFPGRDARKPMSEAAINAALRRMGYDTKTEITGHGFRAMARTILHERLKFPAEVIEHQLAHKVPDSLGTAYNRTKFLDDRVAMMQAWADYLDRLKAGTEAVSIRPHAG
- a CDS encoding Arm DNA-binding domain-containing protein — its product is MALTATDIKQAKSAEKPQKLFDGGGLFLFVTPEGGKYWRLKYRFGGKEKKLALGVYPEVTLEAARELRDDARASLAEGVDPGETRKQQRAFERDEASRLEASMRFAMDSDGALSIRLGARRVNLTPAETAQLRAFLQATREVLPKE
- a CDS encoding c-type cytochrome translates to MRGVTLGGVVLAVVVGAMAGTMTSGACAAEAALRGQQVAAANACMGCHAVDRKLVGPSFQQVAAKYKGDAQAPAKLARKVKDGGAGVWGMIPMPAHQSMSDADIRTVVDWVLAGAPSR